A single window of Treponema denticola ATCC 35405 DNA harbors:
- a CDS encoding helix-turn-helix transcriptional regulator: MKFERILEIIIYLLNHEKVSAKYLAEYFDVSVRTIQRDMVSIAEAGIPVYTLGGRYGGYAVLENYKIKNINIKNSEQQIIISALESLATSYTNDKLNSLIEKYNAIIEKEGGQKVFWDFSVTKENKKVQDSNMLLEKAIGGKNYIVFDYRNSEGKSSHVCAEPLAIHYKWYAWYLFAYPKETKEYRTFKVARMQNLVISKERSFIKHGDIQQKMKEAELAYYKTCINIEIIFSEKEIPLIEEYFPDSVIEKLSSQKCKTHIHVPAKERLWKALLLSFGDAVTVVSPKDYKEDLIKTAETFLSNYDI; this comes from the coding sequence ATGAAATTTGAACGGATTCTCGAAATAATTATATACTTATTGAACCATGAAAAGGTTTCCGCAAAATATTTGGCAGAGTATTTTGATGTGTCGGTCAGGACTATTCAGCGTGATATGGTAAGCATAGCCGAAGCGGGTATACCCGTATATACCTTGGGCGGAAGGTATGGCGGCTATGCCGTTTTGGAAAATTATAAAATAAAAAACATCAACATCAAAAACAGCGAACAGCAAATTATTATAAGTGCTTTGGAAAGTCTTGCTACTTCATATACAAATGACAAGCTCAATTCCTTAATCGAAAAATACAATGCCATTATCGAAAAAGAGGGCGGGCAAAAAGTTTTTTGGGATTTTAGCGTTACAAAAGAAAATAAAAAGGTGCAAGATTCCAATATGCTTTTGGAAAAAGCCATCGGCGGTAAGAACTATATCGTTTTCGATTACCGCAATTCCGAAGGAAAAAGTTCGCATGTTTGTGCGGAGCCCCTTGCAATTCATTATAAATGGTATGCATGGTATTTGTTTGCATACCCTAAAGAAACAAAAGAGTATCGAACCTTTAAGGTTGCTCGGATGCAAAACCTGGTCATCTCAAAAGAAAGATCATTTATAAAACACGGCGATATACAACAAAAGATGAAAGAAGCCGAGCTAGCGTATTATAAAACCTGCATCAATATAGAAATTATTTTTTCCGAAAAAGAAATTCCGCTCATCGAAGAGTATTTTCCCGACTCCGTTATCGAAAAACTTTCTTCTCAAAAATGTAAAACCCATATTCATGTTCCTGCAAAAGAACGGCTGTGGAAGGCCTTACTCCTTAGCTTCGGAGATGCTGTAACCGTCGTTTCCCCAAAAGATTATAAAGAAGATCTTATAAAAACCGCTGAAACTTTTTTATCTAATTACGACATATAG